The Deltaproteobacteria bacterium DNA segment CTTTCAAAAGCATTTATTATCCCTGATAGAGAGAAATTGCAGCACTATCAATCTTTTATTGTTTTTCTACCTCAAGACTTCTAAAAGATTATCTAACTCACTTATGGAACACTACTTACCTTACCTCAGCCACTTCAAATACATTGCCTTTTTTATCCTCTTGCTCCTCTGCGGCATGGGTCTGCCTATTCCCGAAGATGTCGTGATTGTGATTGGGGGTTATCTGGCTCATCGGGGAGACACCGAGTTTATTCCCACCCTGCTTACATTATATGTGGGAGCCATCTGCGGTGATTTTTGTCTGTACTGGATTGGGCGTCGCTTTGGACAGGATATTATCAGCCACAAAAAACTGAAAAGATTTTTCAGCGCGAAACGAATCAAGGCCATCAATTATTATTTTCATCGTTACGGAAACCGGACCTTCTTTTTTGCCCGATTTTTAGTGGGTCTGCGTTCCACTATCTTCCTGAGCTCGGGGGCCTTCAAAGTTCACTTTAAAAAAGTACTTTTGATGAACGGTATGGCGGCTTCTATATCGGTTAGTTTTGTCACTTGCCTGGGTTATTTTTTTGGCAATCAACTGGATCAACTTTTATTCTGGATGAAACGCGTGGAGCGTGTGCTGATCTTAGTGGTAGGAATGGGCATTGGCCTTTTAATTATGGCCTTTTGGCGTTTTTTGAAAAAACAGGAACAGGAGATAGAACAGGAATCTCCCGAGTTAGAGGCGCCTCCGAAGGATGAGGGGATTCTTTAATTCGGAAAACTAATCAAAAGTTTCGTCAACTGATCGGCCGCGGTCAAATCTTTCAGCGACAGGGCCAGCATCTTTGCTTCCTCCAAAAAATATTTACATTCTTCAGTCCCCGTGTTTCTTCGGATCAGGCCCTCGAGCAAGGTCATGTCCAAATCCGATAGCTTTTGAATCCCCGAGAAATGCTCCCCGATCGAT contains these protein-coding regions:
- a CDS encoding DedA family protein — its product is MEHYLPYLSHFKYIAFFILLLLCGMGLPIPEDVVIVIGGYLAHRGDTEFIPTLLTLYVGAICGDFCLYWIGRRFGQDIISHKKLKRFFSAKRIKAINYYFHRYGNRTFFFARFLVGLRSTIFLSSGAFKVHFKKVLLMNGMAASISVSFVTCLGYFFGNQLDQLLFWMKRVERVLILVVGMGIGLLIMAFWRFLKKQEQEIEQESPELEAPPKDEGIL